A region of the Gammaproteobacteria bacterium genome:
TCGGCATGCACTACATGGAAGACGGCTTTAAGCTATTCAGTGGCGGAGCTCTGGAAAATATTCTGGAGAAATTTACCAGTACGACACTGAAGGCTATCGGTACCGGATTTTTGGCGACAGCCGTCGTCCAGAGCTCTTCATTGGTTTCGGTCATCATTATTTCCTTTCTCTCTGCTGAACTCATAGGCCTGACACAGGCGGTAGGTGTTGTTTTCGGTTCTAATATCGGCACCACTGCCACGGCCTGGCTAGTCTCCGCTTTCGGCCTGAAAATTAAAATCGCCCACTATGCCTTACCCATGCTCATTTTTGGCGTGATCATGCAATTTTCCAAACATATTACCTACAAGGGCTTAGGCAGCGTTTTGATTGGACTGGGTTTTATTTTCCTGGGAATCGCATACATGAAAGAGGGTTTTGAAACCCTCAAGCAGGGACTGGACCTGGCAGAGTATGCAATGGCCGGTTACCTGGGTGTGTTTGTTTATATTCTTTTCGGTGCTATCGCCACAATTGTTATCCAGTCTAGCAGTGCAACCATGGCGATCATTATTACTGCGCTCGCTACCGGCCAGATCGACTATATCAATGCACTCTCCCTGGCGATAGGTGCGAACATCGGTACCACGGTAACCGCAGCACTCGGAGCCCTGGCATCTAATAAAAATGGTAAGCGCCTCGCAGTGGCGCATTTTATCTTCAATATTATTACCGGCCTGTTTGCGGTGATATTTATCTACCAGTTAAAAGATCTGGTTGATTTTCTGGCCCCGCTTTTATTGATCTCGAGTAATGACGACGCCATGCGGCTGGCACTCTTCCATACCATTTTCAATGTGGCCGGAGTGCTGATTGTTGCACCATTTGTCGTATATCTGGTCCGCTACCTGGAAACCCTGTTTCGTGAAGAAGCCAGGGGCCGTGGTCGGGCAAAATATTTAACCAGTGAAGTGATGGAAATCCCGGCTACCGCGTTGGCCGCACTGCGGAAAGAAACCATTCACCTTTATGACAAGTCACTGGAGGCTATTGTCCATGCAATGAATCTGCATCGTACCGAGATTTTTTCCGATGCCGATATCGATGAAGTCGTCGAGCATTCCAATGCACCGATAAAAATTGATGTTGACAAGGTATATCAGCAGGAGCTCAAGAGCCTGTATGGAGAGATCATCCAGTATGCGTCGATTTCACAAAACTATATGGACCAGGAGGGCAATAACGAAATATACGAGTTGAAATTAACCGCCAGAAATATAATTGAAATGGTAAAAGATGTAAGGGAACTACAAAGAAACCTGAATTTTTATTCAAAAGGTCACAATACTGTCACAATCGAAGAGTATGATAAGTTGCGCGCGCAATTGATCGCTGTTTTACGCAAGATACAACATGTAAGAGAGTTTACGGGTGACGAAGAAGACATCCTGACGGAGATCGAGGTTCAACGGGATATTGTAAACGAAAACGAAATCAAACTGAATCACGAAGTGGATTCATTGATCAGAGAAAATAAAATAGATCCAAATACGGCATCTTCCCTGATAAATGATATTGGTTTTGCCCATAGTATCAGCAAAAAACTTCTTAGTTCTGCTATTACATTATGGGTGAAAGACCAGGAAATCAAAGAACTTGGGGATGAATATGGATACGAATGACATCGTAAATAAGCTGGAAGATTTTTTTGATTTATCGAAAAAGAAGAAGAAGAAAAAACATGAAAAGTTATTAAAAATAATTAAAAAGCTGGAAAAAAAGAAATCCGATCTTGAGGTTGAGATTGTAGAAGAAAGTAAAAACAATGAAACTAGCACCCGGTATCATGATTTGAGCCAGGAACTGAAAATCATCTCCAAGCTTATCAGGAAAGCAAAGAAGCAGGACCGGGCTATCTAGCCAGCAATAACCAACCCGTTTTTCTCTGGGCATCAGGCGAAATCAGAGTCATCAATAATTGCACTGTTCGGTCTCGGGGTTTTGGGGCTCGGGTTTTCTCGACGCAGAAAACGCAACTAATAATCAACAAATGAGATAAATATAAAAGCCATCTCGATTAAGATGGCTTTTATGGGTGTCCGCATTGGGTCGGTAGCGGAAGCTGAACTTTAAGTTTTGAGTGTCACCTAAATGGGAAACTAAAATTTCCAGCTGTAATAAAGTTCGGCTCGTGATGCATCAAATGATTCACCGCTATCTTCCTCTTCAATATCCAGAGAGGTGTAACTAAGCCCCCAACCAACCAGATCACCGTCGCCAATATTCTCCAGATACACAACCAGGCCATTTGCCGCATCGTATTTGATCGTGGAATCATCTTCGATCTTTGCGCCCTGATGGAAAACAACACCGATACCGTAAAGAAACGGATTCGCCCGATATTGATACGCCAATTGCAAATAGGTGTCTCGTAAAGTTACGCCGTCGCTCGTCCGACCGTATTGAAGACCGAGCGCTGCACGATAGCCGCCAGCCTGTTGATAGATTGGCTCATAACCCAGGCGCAAATGGCCGCCAGCGCCCGCAGGGTCGTACGAACCATCTTCATATTCCAGCTTGTCTCCACCGAAAGAGTAACCAAGACTTAATACAAAATTGCCATCCTCGCCAAACAGGGAAAAAGCGAATGGTTCTTTCTTCACCTGGCTTTCCCCCTCCGGCTCCTCCTCCGGCTCCTTCTTCGGAACGGGCGCAACTTCGCGCGACGTTGCGGGCTCCGGCTTTATAACTACTTTGGGTGGCGCGGCTTTGGGTGGCGCGGCTTTGGGTGCTACATAATCGGGCAGTTTAAGTACAACACCGACGGCCATATTATTCGCTCCATTGGCGAATACGGAGGGATTCAGCTTGATGATATCCTGCCTTAACCGTGCCTGTTTACTGGCATCCCCCGGGTAAACTGCGCGAGCGATCGCATATAGTGTATCGCCCCGCTTCACTTTCCATTCAGTGCCGCTCACTTTTGTCTTTCCCTGAATACCGGTACCTGTCTGGTCAGAAGTTGGCTTGGCTGGTTTACTGATATCTGTGGCTGCTTTCTGGGCCGGAGTAGTATCAGCTTGGCGGGCATCTTCGGTTGGTTGAGGGGGAGCAGGATCGATTATTTTGCAGCCCGGCAAGTTACACTGCCGCACACAGATACGTGCATCGGGCACCGTGATGGTGCCATCTGCGTCAGCATCGCGGGGATCGTCCGGTCCGCTAGCCGGTTTATTACGTGCGCTGACGATCAACCGCAGGTCCCGGCGATCCACGTCACCGTCTGTATCGACATCACAAACAGCAGCGCTTGCCAGGCTGGAAAATCCCATTGAAAGACAGGCCAGAAATATGGCAACCGTGCTACTACGCATGAGAAATTTTTTTACGTAATTTCATTTTTATCCTTGTAGCGCCTAAGTTACCTCTAATGGCAGGACAACTACAAACATAAATTTGATGTAAGCCAGGTTATCGACGTAAATTCTTGATGCCGATCAACAGTTGCAGGTAAGTTTTCCCGTTCGCGTCTGCTTCTGGATTACTTTTGCCAGATTTCACGAACCAATATTTTATACAAAACACCAATCCCGACCACGGGAACAACCGCGCCGAGATAGCCAATAATCTAAATCGACACGATCACCCGTACCGCGTCGAGCCTCAGACGAGCATGCTCAAGCGCGACTTCAAAGTGATCGAGCTGACTCTGAAAGAATTCGATCTCGTCGTTACGCACCCCGGGATTCACCTTTTGCAAGGCTTCCAGGCGCGCAACCTCGTGCCCGAGTAATTCGCGCCCACCGGATCGGGCCTGTGCAATTAACCCGGGTACACGGGTATCGGCGATCAATTCCGCCATCTCCAGCATACGCGCTAACTCGGTTTGCCGGGCTTTGACAATCTTGATTGCGGTATCCTTGTCAACGCGCTGTGACTGTTGCAAACTCAATTCCAGTTCCAGGCTTTCGGAATGGTCTTCCCCGGATTCGTCAATCACGACCCGGATGCTTGAATTGGGAAAGTAGCGCTCGTTGTGGCGGCCCGAATCATCACTGAACTCCATCAGGAAATGACATTCGGCTAGCACCGTGCCGGCTTTAACCCCGGCGTAATTCAGGGCGATTAGCGCAGTATTACCGAATTCGCTGCTCAGGATCATATCCATCGAATTGCGCACGAACGGATGCTCCCAGGTCAGGTAATGCAGGTCTTCGTTGGCGAGTGCCGCGCTACGATCGTAGGTCACGGTCATACCGTCTTCCGGCAGTCCCGGCATCTGGGTCAGCATATTATCTCCGGGAGTTATGACCCATCGGTCCTGTCCGCGAATCTCGCTGTTCACCCCGTAACAATCGTAAATACGTTCCATGTAATTGAACAGATCGAAGTCCAGTTCACGTTGCATCGCTTCTTCGATCAGCGATTCGGCAACCAGGGGCCTGCAGGAATTGATCTCCAGCAAACGATCACGGCCCTGCTGCAGCTCCTGATCGAGCGCTTGATGCAGTTCACGCGTCTGATCGATAAAAGCGTCAACGGGCAACTGTGGATTATCCAGGTAGCGTTCCAACTCGTTCCGGGTTTTCAGGTAAACCTGATGTCCGGCCGGGCAGGTATTTGAAAACGCGCCCAGGCTTTCGTGGTACCAGCGAAACAGGATCTGCCGCGCACTTCCCTTGACGAAGGGTACGTGGATGTTGATGACCGCGTTCTGTCCAATTCGGTCTAGGCGCCCGATTCGCTGCTCCAGCAAATCGGGATTGCGGGGTAAATCATAAAGCACCAGGTGATGGGCGAACTGAAAGTTGCGGCCTTCACTGCCGATTTCGGAGCAAATCAATACCTGCGCCCCGTCTTCATGGTCCGAAAACCAGGCCGCGGCACGATCTCGCTCCAGTAGCGTCAGTTCCTCGTGAAAGAGCGCCGCGCGCACGCCATAATACTGTTTCAAATCGGCAACCAGCTGCTGAGCGGTGACCGCCGCCGCGGTTATCACCAGTACTTTATTGGCCCTGTATTCTCGTAAAAACTCCCCCAGCCAATCCCGGTAGGGATCACCTTCACCGCCCGCGAGCGCCACCGGGTACACCTCGCGTGCCGGGAATCCCTTGACCACGTGGCGGGTATTGCGGAATAAAACCCGCCCGGTGCCGTGCTGGTCGAGCAAATCGCTTAATGTCTCCGCCTGTTCCGGGTCGTCGAGCAAAGCCTGGGCCTCCTCGGCCAGCCGCAGATACCCTTTTTCTTCGCTCAGAAATCGATCCAGATCGTTGAACCGGTCCGGATCGAGCAGGCGCAAACGCGCAAAATGACTTTCCTTACCCAGCTGTTCCGGGGTTGCCGTGAGCAGCAATAATCCCGCAGTATTTTCGGCAAGATTCTCGACCAGTTGATACTCGGAGCTGGGTGCTTCGGGCGACCATAAAAGATGGTGTGCTTCATCCACCACCAGCAGGTCCCACTCACCGGCATGAGCGTGCGCCGCCTGTTCGGGGTGGTTGATCAGGTACTCCAGGCTGCAAAGCACCAGCTGTTCACCGTGAAAAGGATTTTCGGTGTCGTCACCTTCGAATTCCTCGTGCTCGGGATCGTCCAGCCGCGCTTCATCGAAGATGCTGAACATCAGGTTAAAGCGGCGCAACATTTCGACCAGCCACTGGTGTACCAGCGATTCCGGCACGACGATCAATACCCGCCGCGCTCGCTCGAGCAACAACTGCTGGTGCAGTATCAATCCGGCTTCGATGGTTTTACCGAGACCCACTTCATCGGCAAGCAAAACCCGTGGCGCATAGCGGCGAGACACTTCATGCGCAATATAGAGCTGGTGGGCAATCAGGCTGGTGCGGCTGCCGGCCAGGCCGAATACGGCCGACTGCTGCAGGCGATTGGCGATTTCGCGGGTTTTACTGCGCAGACTAAACCACTTGTTGCGATCAATCTGCGCATTCAGCAATCTTTCTCCGGGCTGATTGAGTTGTAGAAAATTACTCAACCTGCCTTCGGGAAGTTGAACCAGGTTGCCGTGCTCGTCTTCGCAGTGGTAGACAATCAAACCGTTGACTTCGGTCAACTCGATTACCTTCAGAATGAGGCCATCCTGTTTCTCAACCCAGTCACCCTCGCGGAAACGCACCCGCGTGAGCGGTGCATCGGCGCGTGCATATATACGGGTTTCACCCGTCGCCGGGAATACGATAATGACCGTACGGTGCTCGATTTCGATCACCATACCAAGACCAAGCTGAAGTTCAGCCGCACTGATCCAGCGCTGACCTACCACAAATTCCTGCATCTCAACCACGTTCCGATAAATCGCGCGCGATTATAACAGGTGGTCCGTACCGACCACCATCATTGCTTGCAGTTGACGATCAAGTTGCACAAAATGCGATCATGATTGCGCTTGATGACAGCGGTTACTTCATCACAGGATCCGATACCGATGTCGGTAAAACCTATATCGCCTGCGAAATCGTCAGACAGCTGCGCCAGCTGAGTATCGGCATCGAAACCCGCAAACCGATAGAATCAGGATGCGCGGTTTCGGCGACGGGAGACCTGCTCACCCGGGACGCGGCAGCGCTGCAGGCGGCCAATGATCATCGCGAAACTATCGAGCGGATTACGCCCTACCGCTATCGCGCGGCGCTTGCGCCACACCGGGCTGCGCGTCTTGAACAGCAGCAAGTTTACCTCGAGTCTCTGGTTGACGCCTGCAGCCGCGACCACGTCGAACATCGACTGATCGTCGAAGGCGCCGGAGGATTTTACTCGCCGCTGGCCGAGAATGGTTTGAACGCAGACCTCGCGAGCGCACTCCAACTACCGGTTATCATCGTTGTCAACAACCGTATCGGTGCGGTAAACCAGGGCCTGATGACGCTGCACGCGGTACAAAGCAGGCAGCTGCGCGTCGCCGCCATGGTATTGAACCAGGTTAACCCGGAGATCGACACCGACATGGACAACGAATCCGATCTGAAGTCATATTGCGACCTGCCCCTGTTTTGTTGCGGGCATGATGCCCCGTTGCCGAAGTTGTTCAGCTGACTTCATGGCCAGGTCTCGTCTCGATCGTTTTCTCGCTCCCTGGGTGTTCGTATTAACGGGAATTATTTTCAACATACTTTCCGCGGTGATCACCCATTACTTCATTGGGCTCAACAATGACACCATTAATGACATCGATCGGGAAATCCAGAGCAAGGAGGTCTTGATTGACAGCCTCTGGCAGACAAAAACCGAGATCGAACGCAAGAAGGAATTCTTCATACTGTTACTCGCGAAGCAGCCCGATAAGACCACCGTAATCGATTCCATTTACCGGGATTACCTGCAGGAGCTGCTCGAGAATCATGGATTGAAGGAATTTAGCGCTCGTATGAACCGGGACACCGGTAGCGACCTCGATTTGCTGCTCGACCTCAGCAAGGCGGCACAAAAATCAACCATCGAATCCATCAACGACACTTACTTCGAAACCCTGGAATTGCAGGAATCCAAAATGCCGCTGGTCCGTAACAACTCGCGCCTGTTCAGTATCGCGATCTTCCTGCAGGTCATCGGCCTGATCCTGGTATTGGCACGAGATTTAAGGCGCAGCTAGAAGCCGCATGAACCGGGGCTATGCTGTCATACTTAGCGGCTACGTCGGCTGGGGATTGTTCCCCCTCTACTGGGCCTTGTTGGCCCATGTCCCCGCGATCGAAGTGCTACTGCACCGCATGTTATGGTCGCTGCCGGTTCTTTTACTGCTGGTATGGCTGAACGATCGACGCCGATCGCAGGTTAAGAACGCGTTGTTATCCTGGCATGAACTCAGATGGCTGGCACTCTCCAGCCTGGTCATTTGCCTGAACTGGGGCATCTATATCTGGGCCGTTGCCAACCAGCGCGTGGTTGAGGCCAGCATGGGCTATTTCCTGACACCGCTGTTAAACGTCGTTGCCGGAGTCGTCATGTTCAAAGAAAGGCTGACCCGTCTTAATATCGTCGCAATCATGTTTGCCGCGACGGGCGTCGCCTACTATGTATTCACCACCGCCACGATCCCCTGGACAGGACTCGCGGTCGGGTTGACCTTTGCCGCCTACGGATTGATGCGTAAACAGATGAAGACCAATGCCGTACCCGGGCTGCTGGTCGAGATACTGCTGCTACTGCCGTTTACGCTGGCGCTGATCGCATGGCTTCATTACCAGGGAGAAGCAATATTCTTGAATACTACGCTAGATACCAATCTGCTGCTGGTTCTCGGCGGGCCGGTGACCGTGATCCCGCTCGCATTCTTTACCGCCGGGACGCGCATGTTGCCGATGACGACGGTCGGGATACTGTTCTACGTCACCCCGTCATTACAATTCTTATCGGGCGTGGTTGTGCTCGGAGAGGCTTTCAATTACAACAAGTTACTTGGATTTTTCGGGATCTGGATCGGGCTGGCTATTTTCAGCTATGACCTGCTCACGCGCAGGGCCACGCCCGGCGCCAGGGTCTAGGCAACGAAATCCGGCATGTTGCCAACTTCGACAATCTTCATCGCGTTGGTACCACCCCCGGTTCCCATCAGGTCGCCCTTGGTGATAATCACGAGATCACCCTCTTCGACCGCGCCGCGCCTTCTCATCAATTCGACCGCTTCCTGGTTAGCCTCGGCGTGATTGGTATGTATGGTCGGGAAATAGACCGGGAACACGCCACGATAAAGGTTGACCTTGCGATTGGTCGATTCATGGCGCGACAGTGCATAAATCGGTATCGCCGAGCTGATACGAGACATCCACAATGATGTCGACCCGGATTCAGTCAGGGTTGCAATGGCACGCACTTCAAGATGATTGGCGGTATACATGGCAGCCATCGCGATAGCTTCGTCGACTTTTTCGAAGATGTCGTCGAGGCGATGCCGGGATTTGATCGCGCTGCTTTGCCGCTCTGCATTAAGACAAATATCGGACATCGCAAGCACGGTCTCGCTCGGGTAGGCACCGGTCGCGGTTTCCGCCGACAGCATCACCGCGTCGGTTCCGTCGAGTACCGCGTTGGCGACATCGAAGACTTCGGCGCGCGTCGGGATTGGGTTTTCGCGCATCGACTCCATCATCTGGGTTGCGGTAATGGTCACGCAGTTCTGAGAACGCGCCTTGCGAATAATCTCCTTTTGCACCGCGGGTAAATTGGCGTCACCGATTTCGACTCCCAAATCGCCGCGCGCAATCATTAGTGCTTCCGAGACACTAATAATCTCTTCCAGGTTTTCGAGTGCCTCGGCACGCTCGATCTTTGCCACGAGGCCCGCCGTACTACCCTCGGCTTCGAGCAACATGCGCGCCTGCTTCATGTCGGCTGCGTTCCTCGGGAAGGAGACTGCGACATAATCGGCATCGATCAGTGCCGCAGTCTTGATGTCAGCCTTGTCCTTGTCGGTTAACACCTCGGCGGTCAGGCCACCGCCCTTGAGATTGATACCCTTGTTATCGGAAAGTTCGCCACCGACCTGCACCGTGCAGCTGATTCGCGATCCTTCGACCGCGTCAACTTTCAACACGATACGACCGTCATCGAGCATCAGGATATCGTCCTTTTCGACATCCTGCGGCAGCTTGCCGTAGGTTACCCCAACCTCGTTACTGTCACCCTCCCCATCCGCGCACTCGGTATCGAGGCAAAAGCTGTCGCCGATGGCGAGATCGACGGAACCCTGTTTGAATTTCCGGAGACGAATCTTGGGTCCCTGTAGATCGGCAAGAATGGCGAGATGGCGGTCGTTCTCGAGGCCGATGCGCCGGATTTTCTCGGCACGGGCCCTGTGTTCGTCCGCGGTACCATGCGAAAAATTGAGCCGTACAACGTCAACCCCGGCTTTGATCAGGCTGTCGATGGCTTCTTCCGATTCCGTCGCCGGACCCATGGTCGCGACGATCTTGGTTCTACGTTGCGCTATTCTCATATTCCTGGTACCTCTGCTCCAGCATGGCCACAGCCGGCAATTGTTTACCTTCCAGGAACTCGAGGAAAGCGCCACCACCGGTAGAAATATACGAAATCCGATCCGAGATTCCGTACTTGTCGACAGCTGCCAGGGTATCGCCGCCGCCCGCGATCGAAAAAGCGGGTGAATCCGCAATCGCATGTGACAACACCCGGGTGCCTTCTCCGAACTGGTCGAACTCGAAAACCCCGACCGGGCCATTCCAGACAATGGTTGCTGCCTGTTGCATGATTTCGGCGAAACGAGCGGACGTCTCCGGGCCAATGTCGAAGATCATGTCATCGTCTTCAAGCGCGGAAACCGGTTTAACCGTCGCAGCTGCCGATTCCGAAAACTCCTTGCCACAAACGACATCAGTGGGGACCGGAATTTCGCCGCCCCGTGCCTGCGCCTGCTCTATCAGGCGTTTCGCTTCAGCAACCAGAACCGGTTCGAACAGGGATTTGCCGACATTGTAACCCGCGGCCGCGATAAAGGTATTGGCGATTCCGCCACCGGGGATCAGCTGATCCACAATTTCCGCAAGCGAATCCAGCACGGTCAGTTTAGTCGAGACCTTCGAGCCACCGACGATCGCAACCATCGGCCGCGCCGGCTCATGCAAAGCCCTGGCCAACGCGTCGAGCTCGGCTGAAAGTAGAGGTCCGGCACAGGCCACGGGTGCAAAGCGACCGACACCGTGGGTCGAGGCCTGTGCGCGATGCGCTGTCCCGAAAGCATCCATAACAAAAATATCGCACAACCCGGCATATCGTTGTGAAAGACTTTCGTCGTTCACTTTCTCTCCTCGATTGAAACGCACGTTTTCGAGCAGCACGACGTCGCCATCGGCCATCTCGGGCGCCCGTTCGAGATAGTCACTCACCAGGCGCACATCCTTGCCAAGTGCCTGGCCGAGGTAATTCGCGACTGGTTGCAGTGAGAACTGCGGCTCCGGATTGCCTTCTTCGGGACGGCCGAGGTGGGACATGATCATCAGACGCGCACCCGCCTCGACGCAGCGTTGAATTGCCGGGAGCGACGCCTTGATCCGCTGGTCGCTCGTCACGACACCATCCTTGACCGGAACATTCAGGTCCTGTCGAATCAATACGCGTTTACCGGCCAGATCCAGGCCGGTCATTTCCAGTACTGGCATTAGCACACCTTCAGAATTGTATAGACGGATTCAGCGTATCAGGAAACCGGTTCTACTCTGCGATGACACGTGCCATTTCAACAACCTTGCAGGAATAACCCCACTCAT
Encoded here:
- a CDS encoding Na/Pi cotransporter family protein, which codes for MVSNDDAKTIIAGIAIFLIGMHYMEDGFKLFSGGALENILEKFTSTTLKAIGTGFLATAVVQSSSLVSVIIISFLSAELIGLTQAVGVVFGSNIGTTATAWLVSAFGLKIKIAHYALPMLIFGVIMQFSKHITYKGLGSVLIGLGFIFLGIAYMKEGFETLKQGLDLAEYAMAGYLGVFVYILFGAIATIVIQSSSATMAIIITALATGQIDYINALSLAIGANIGTTVTAALGALASNKNGKRLAVAHFIFNIITGLFAVIFIYQLKDLVDFLAPLLLISSNDDAMRLALFHTIFNVAGVLIVAPFVVYLVRYLETLFREEARGRGRAKYLTSEVMEIPATALAALRKETIHLYDKSLEAIVHAMNLHRTEIFSDADIDEVVEHSNAPIKIDVDKVYQQELKSLYGEIIQYASISQNYMDQEGNNEIYELKLTARNIIEMVKDVRELQRNLNFYSKGHNTVTIEEYDKLRAQLIAVLRKIQHVREFTGDEEDILTEIEVQRDIVNENEIKLNHEVDSLIRENKIDPNTASSLINDIGFAHSISKKLLSSAITLWVKDQEIKELGDEYGYE
- the rapA gene encoding RNA polymerase-associated protein RapA: MQEFVVGQRWISAAELQLGLGMVIEIEHRTVIIVFPATGETRIYARADAPLTRVRFREGDWVEKQDGLILKVIELTEVNGLIVYHCEDEHGNLVQLPEGRLSNFLQLNQPGERLLNAQIDRNKWFSLRSKTREIANRLQQSAVFGLAGSRTSLIAHQLYIAHEVSRRYAPRVLLADEVGLGKTIEAGLILHQQLLLERARRVLIVVPESLVHQWLVEMLRRFNLMFSIFDEARLDDPEHEEFEGDDTENPFHGEQLVLCSLEYLINHPEQAAHAHAGEWDLLVVDEAHHLLWSPEAPSSEYQLVENLAENTAGLLLLTATPEQLGKESHFARLRLLDPDRFNDLDRFLSEEKGYLRLAEEAQALLDDPEQAETLSDLLDQHGTGRVLFRNTRHVVKGFPAREVYPVALAGGEGDPYRDWLGEFLREYRANKVLVITAAAVTAQQLVADLKQYYGVRAALFHEELTLLERDRAAAWFSDHEDGAQVLICSEIGSEGRNFQFAHHLVLYDLPRNPDLLEQRIGRLDRIGQNAVINIHVPFVKGSARQILFRWYHESLGAFSNTCPAGHQVYLKTRNELERYLDNPQLPVDAFIDQTRELHQALDQELQQGRDRLLEINSCRPLVAESLIEEAMQRELDFDLFNYMERIYDCYGVNSEIRGQDRWVITPGDNMLTQMPGLPEDGMTVTYDRSAALANEDLHYLTWEHPFVRNSMDMILSSEFGNTALIALNYAGVKAGTVLAECHFLMEFSDDSGRHNERYFPNSSIRVVIDESGEDHSESLELELSLQQSQRVDKDTAIKIVKARQTELARMLEMAELIADTRVPGLIAQARSGGRELLGHEVARLEALQKVNPGVRNDEIEFFQSQLDHFEVALEHARLRLDAVRVIVSI
- the bioD gene encoding dethiobiotin synthase, with the translated sequence MIALDDSGYFITGSDTDVGKTYIACEIVRQLRQLSIGIETRKPIESGCAVSATGDLLTRDAAALQAANDHRETIERITPYRYRAALAPHRAARLEQQQVYLESLVDACSRDHVEHRLIVEGAGGFYSPLAENGLNADLASALQLPVIIVVNNRIGAVNQGLMTLHAVQSRQLRVAAMVLNQVNPEIDTDMDNESDLKSYCDLPLFCCGHDAPLPKLFS
- the rarD gene encoding EamA family transporter RarD, which encodes MNRGYAVILSGYVGWGLFPLYWALLAHVPAIEVLLHRMLWSLPVLLLLVWLNDRRRSQVKNALLSWHELRWLALSSLVICLNWGIYIWAVANQRVVEASMGYFLTPLLNVVAGVVMFKERLTRLNIVAIMFAATGVAYYVFTTATIPWTGLAVGLTFAAYGLMRKQMKTNAVPGLLVEILLLLPFTLALIAWLHYQGEAIFLNTTLDTNLLLVLGGPVTVIPLAFFTAGTRMLPMTTVGILFYVTPSLQFLSGVVVLGEAFNYNKLLGFFGIWIGLAIFSYDLLTRRATPGARV
- the pyk gene encoding pyruvate kinase → MRIAQRRTKIVATMGPATESEEAIDSLIKAGVDVVRLNFSHGTADEHRARAEKIRRIGLENDRHLAILADLQGPKIRLRKFKQGSVDLAIGDSFCLDTECADGEGDSNEVGVTYGKLPQDVEKDDILMLDDGRIVLKVDAVEGSRISCTVQVGGELSDNKGINLKGGGLTAEVLTDKDKADIKTAALIDADYVAVSFPRNAADMKQARMLLEAEGSTAGLVAKIERAEALENLEEIISVSEALMIARGDLGVEIGDANLPAVQKEIIRKARSQNCVTITATQMMESMRENPIPTRAEVFDVANAVLDGTDAVMLSAETATGAYPSETVLAMSDICLNAERQSSAIKSRHRLDDIFEKVDEAIAMAAMYTANHLEVRAIATLTESGSTSLWMSRISSAIPIYALSRHESTNRKVNLYRGVFPVYFPTIHTNHAEANQEAVELMRRRGAVEEGDLVIITKGDLMGTGGGTNAMKIVEVGNMPDFVA
- a CDS encoding phosphoglycerate kinase, which codes for MPVLEMTGLDLAGKRVLIRQDLNVPVKDGVVTSDQRIKASLPAIQRCVEAGARLMIMSHLGRPEEGNPEPQFSLQPVANYLGQALGKDVRLVSDYLERAPEMADGDVVLLENVRFNRGEKVNDESLSQRYAGLCDIFVMDAFGTAHRAQASTHGVGRFAPVACAGPLLSAELDALARALHEPARPMVAIVGGSKVSTKLTVLDSLAEIVDQLIPGGGIANTFIAAAGYNVGKSLFEPVLVAEAKRLIEQAQARGGEIPVPTDVVCGKEFSESAAATVKPVSALEDDDMIFDIGPETSARFAEIMQQAATIVWNGPVGVFEFDQFGEGTRVLSHAIADSPAFSIAGGGDTLAAVDKYGISDRISYISTGGGAFLEFLEGKQLPAVAMLEQRYQEYENSAT